TTTGTTTGACACATAACCACAAAAAAGTTTGTACATCTAAATCAAACTGAAATTGATATGGGAATGAACAACTCGTTTTGTTATTACCTTATAATTACTGTATTATTAATtataaaatgaatatttcgtgATATATGCAATTGAAACTGTAGTTTAATCCTCTTCTTCGTTTGACTTGATGAATTTTCccaatgattttttttgcttAGTTGTTGAATACTGGGTTATCTTGGAAAGTGCATAGTACTCAGTAACCAAGTAACCAACTACTTGAGATGGTTCTTTGTCAAAATCATTGCCGTACAAGACAAAACGTATTGTAACGTAACGCTTAGCGGAAAATGTTCCAAGCCATGTACGttggaaaaaagtttaaaacgacgatttttttctatttcgttGAACCGCACATCGTTAATTCtgcaaaaactaaataaattatattgaaaGCTTTGTGTTACCTGTTTTTAATGGTGAGTATGATTATTATTTAACTACACTTATACACCAATCacactttaaaatttattttgccatataaataaacaaatattagTGCAAATGTATACTTttttggtttatatcggagcaaAAAGACTATTAAGGACTAAGTGAGCCCTGAGtgtaagggagctttctcttgaGTTAATTCTACAAAAGACTGGCAAATGCTCCACACggggtagctgcaacggcagtcgcggacaatcagcggtatcgagattCTCAGgagggtctcagtgagagggcgggcggcaccggctgttgcataaatactgagtgcctgtgatgctcgatatgacaaagggagttatttgcgcctttaaataaccaattacCATCATGTTCCCATGCTccgctattggttatttaaaggcgccaataactcgccttgtcatattgaggcATTCATtgtttatgcaagagccggtgccgcccgacctctcactgagaatctCCGCTCTATTCCGCTTATTGTCGGCGACTGCCGTTTGATTACAAACTAAAGCTTTGTGCTCCTACTACTGTTTTATGATAATGTAGAATAATTATCGAAGACACTCGGCAAATAGGTGCGGTGATGGCGTGCAAAGCAGTGGTCGTGAACTGCAATTTTCGAATATTATGCCGTTTTGGACAATTTTCCAACAATATCTGGAGGGAGTAATGAGTGCTTCAAATGTTTTAACCGGTATCCCCTTATTCGAATTCCTTCCTAGCTTAAGTATAAAGTTTTCTCTGCTCATTTTTCAGACCCGGGAACAATAAGAACGTTCAGCGATAGGCTGAGGACTTTGGTCTGCGATTTGGCGTCTTGTAACCTTGTCTTAGAATGTTTGTTGAAGGTGGAAACAATTTCGGCTTTAAACAACTGCAATCTTGCAccttcgaatatttattttcgctaTATCTCCCATTGGTAGCAGCCAAATGGGCTTGAACACCGGTATCTTCTGACTATTCAAGGCTGTCGTACCATCATTTGATGAAGTTTTAGGTCGAAAGTGGTAAATTATTTGCAagttgcaaatttgcctatgaacattctattaagaaaAATGGGGAAATAcctttctcatatcaatgactgctgtcCGATGTAAGTTTAAGCTCAGCGATAAGGACTTCTTCTCCTCCTTTTTATTTCCGACTATCTACAATATgataaatacctcacaagtgtcacCAGGATTGGgaggttaatttttttcttattctcgctgggatttgaacccaggcgagtAGCGTCGGTTGCCCCCGGCGATTTATTTAAAATCGCTTGGTTTTCAATAGTATGGAGAGAATATCTTGAAATATTTGTAGtatacatttaattttattattatcacAAACATTTTACAGAGTATTAAAACAATGACAATAACTTTTGTAGATAGACAATAGTTGCACATTTCTTATATAGGAGGTAAAATGGAGAGCGATGTATTCTTaacgaaatcaaaaattttgtctgCTTTAATGCCTTCAGGCGCAACAAATTAAGTTAAACTGCTTCAGTAATATTTGGTTTTCTTCTAGTATATATAGGTTCATATTTTTACATGGAAATATTCAGTACCACAGGCATATAAGTCGGTAATACCATATTTAAGTATGTGTaaataccaaaaacaaaatatatatattcataaacattccacttctTTGTTGCCTTattggccacataattttgcttATAAgcctataaaattaaatttcataatATTCGTATATTTTGGCGATTAACTTCAAAAACTGTTTGATCTTCATCATCACTGTGCCCATCCTCGATGCCTATCGGAAGAGGAGTTAGTTCTTGGGTAGTACGATCTCCTTGAACTCCATATTTACGCTCAGCACGAGACAAACGAAGTCTGCAATATAAAGATGCATTAAATACTAttagaaaaatatgtttttgataGAATTTAAAGCGGACTTCCACCCTAAGgttttttttgttcctttttaGAAATGTTTATAAGTTTTTTTAAGGGTTAGAACTAAATTTCATAATTACAATTGGTTTGGTTtcatataaaaatgcatttcataATACAAGCGATGACACTTGTTTGTCTACAAAACAAATCTTAAGTTATTTTAGATGGTGGCAGTTCTATATCAGCATTATATATATACAATCATAGCGTACGGAAAGCAATTGGAATTAAATAACCCAAGCTTAACCACCCATAGTATCAAAATGTAGTGTGTTAGGTCTGCCTTTTCTTTACCTGTAAACTTTGAAGACAATAAATAGTATAGCACTTAAGCTTAAGGCcacgaaaaaataaaatccagTCTTCAAAGAATCGGATATTTCCTCATTACTTTGCATTATCACCTCCTCTTGGTGGTAAATATGCGAATCGGATGGTAAAGGTTTTGGCGATGATTTGTTGTCATTGGCTGACACATGTGGGCTCTTCTGGTCAGTCTCATTTTTGTCCTTTGGCTGTGTAGCAATCTCCTCCTTCGGCTTTTCATCATGCTGTTCAGGAGTGACAATGGGCTTTATCTTTTCATTTTCAACTTTACTATCgctatttgtttttaatgtagTTTCGGGAGGTTTAATTTCTTTCTCCAAGTCTTTCTTTACTGTTTTGGCATTGTGTCCATTTTCCGGCTTGGCAATAGCGCTTTCATCAATTGTGTTCAGCTCATTTGGTAGGGAATATGTTTGAGTTAGCGATACAAATATAATGACGCATAAAATTTGATGATGTAGATGCATTGCTATGTGGTGCTCGTTCGCCCTTAGTTCTTTGTATCAAAATAATCATTTAATTTAAGTATGCGAGAATTTCGTTCGTGATTGTACaagcttttgattttttttttcgtgttttaaattaaaatattaattctgaacttttttttgttttgttttgaccatTGCTAATGATATTGGCATGAGTTGCCATACTTCAATTAAAACCGACATATAATAGGAAGTTCACAGGGAAGGTTAAGTTGCAATCTATTTAAAAGCATTTAAAGCTGTTCACATCTAAAAATACATCGTTCGACTTGCAGAATGTGTTGCTAATCGCAAAtacccaaggcggatttaaaaaggtggtatATCACGCAaatagctgttaacagccggccaggtttggcAGTATAAgatgtttgtttgtattctctttgtttttatcttctttctcgcatattctgtGCTcttgtacgcacacgtatacacacaagcACACAGTGgtgtcgaatgaatcgagtagattttattgACAGTGCTGCTtgctgtcacacaaacgattcgctgacccattacgatcatctttgtctatcaacggtataggtgctgagcaatcagaagctcttgatgttctgggcatgaaaatacaaagtgatgtccattgggctaaacatgtatttgaagtgtcgaaagaagcattcaagtgtttaggcttccttaaacggcaggattcactgaataaggttaagccaagcgatcagccgatatacttttttttaaatatttggcagtacttggcattgaggatgtcaacttgttctctttttacattcattctttgtttacgttttctcctatatgatgacattttcaatcgtcagatttgacatccttaatgatgtttatggggcctatccactttgtgttttgcatgtgacctaaccttctattagtgaatcctgcttaaacggtgtaagaattacttcactccgtctgatcttcttaacatctagaTCACTTTCAttaggccgaaaatggagtacaactcacatgaatgggctggagcttcaaaatcattccTGGAGGatcgtgtacagaggagagcgatgattggagacagtggggtatccaactctattgcttcccttcatcatcgtcgcaatgtgggttgtttggcggtatcggtactttcatagtgtgtgttcgtctgatattcttcttcttattcctgatgcaaggatgtatgtcagggatactagacattccaggaactcacacccgtttgtaattgattggccagcggaccgcacaatccattgtagagagaattcttatttcgcccgtaccgttcgtatgtggaatcgacctCCGGCTAATggttttcccacccactttgacatccaatgATTTAAGACATATGTCAATAAGCACTGCATTCatgggggacatcccctgcgtgttggctgaaagaaaaaaatttggaaattgtaACTCCGGTTATCATGAGAAGACCTTCTGAAAGCtaacggttgttgttgtagcagtgtgttgtacactgaggcggcagcccttgccgaagaaggacttcatcgggtcaatccggtacgtacaaccggctgccatgggatagcTGCAAATGCAGTCGCGTACAATTAGCggtttcgagaggagagtctcaattAAGGGCCGGGTGGCACTGGGACTTGCTTATGTAATGAGTGTCTGTGATGATGAAAATGAAGGCCGAGTTATTGGTTTCCTAAAATAACCAATTGCCACAATCAGAACCGGGTCCCAAGTTTGCGACAGATGGGAACAAGAATCGCATATAATTTTGCAACATCCCGAGAAATTTATGCAATTCCGCAAACCTCAAATGAGGTTGGGCCACTAGACCCGTAATCCGATCTCGTAAAATATACACTAACTTTGAAAAAAACGATGTAAGATAAAAACGGAACCTCCTAACGTTGATGATCCccgcaaacgttttaaggaccatAATCCGCAAATCTGCACCTGGGATGTCCGAACTCTTTACAGAGAAAAAAGAGAAATGTACAAGACcgatattaccgccttaaagGAAGTGCAATGGATTGAAATAGGCGTCGCAACAACACCGAAGGGTGAAGTGCTGTACTTTAGCTGACATGATACAAAACATGAATTTGGTTTTGTGATTTCGACGACTGAAACATCTTGTCCTCAGATTTATCCGGTGGATAAGAGACTATGCATAATGCGCATAAGGGCGAAGAGATTAAGGATATATTTTATGAACATTGCCTCacatatgacattaaaaatcgTGCTACAAGACTTTACTGTCAAAGGTAGGAAGGCAGAATATCTTTCGTCCGACGGTCGGGAAATTTTGCCTTCACGAGATAAAGttcgataatggattgaggataatAGACTTCGCCGTGGCAtggttagcagcaccagatttaaGCATCATAAAATTCACAAGGCCTCATAACTGTTCCCCGATCAAGAagtgagaaaccaaattgatcacgttgtaatatatggaaggcattcatccatcgTGTTAGATGAAAGATCGATCCAAAGAACAAAcgtagattcggatcattacaaTGTTGAAGCAAATGTTCGCACCCGCGAAACATACGATCGATACTACAGGGAAGCTGGACGTCGAAAAGCTGCAAACGCATCAGATGGAACCGGCAATTCCTACTCGACTAACCCATCTGCTTGATGAAAGCGACGAAATCCGTATTTGGGTACCAGAATCCTCCTCCAAGATACCCACGGCActaccaagagtgtcgaaatgctactgaagccaagaatgcgataTATAGAGCTACCCTGCAATCGATAGCAACGGTATCAGAAGAAATAGGTGAGGAGCAACCCCTATTCCGTGTGTGTGCGATTGAGATTTACAGGAATGAAGTTCGGAAACTTGACCAAActaatcaaacatcaaaccgatggctttggtatagGCACAGAGAAGGAAATCCTAGTgtgctaaggatatggaaaaatATGCAGATTGGCGCGAGAAGGATGACACTTGATGATACACGTCCCCGAACAGTTCAATACCCAACGAAGTTTCAAacatctctttaatatcctgctaatGAATATTATACAAGATTCAAATGTGAATAggtgcaaattcaaattttcaaatgtacccatgaacattctattaaggaacagcggataTGCTTCTCttataacaatgagtgcagtccgatacaagtttaaactcaataataagggacctcctttttattgctgaGTCCGAACCGCTTGCCGCAGATCGCTATCATTTAAGGTACTATAACACGACATGTGCCGTCACTTTCTGCGTCCAGATGTACGTCAAATACAAATAGAGCACCCTCTAATCATCATTATTGTACTTTGTATTATGCATGGCACaattcaaagttaaaaattgtttaaatttgtcGTGTTGCTTTTGTGGGGTTTGTTTGCAGAACTGCATTTTTCAACACAACGCTGATTAACAAAACTCAAAGCGCTAATTCTGTTTTGACCTTAAGAAAGTCATTAATGTTAGGTCTGTTCGTGTAATTTTTCAGTACAAATTTGCAAAAGAGTAGGCACCATACAATATGGTACCCCTGAAGGttacaactttcagagttggTATCTTTGAAACTGCATATGACAACGCATATCATGTGGTGGCAGCTTTTGATCGCCATCTGTATTATATTTAGTATGGCTTGTATTCGGTACGCTTTtgtttatatgtatgtgtggTCATTTATATAATGGAGCGAAAGAAACATGCGGAGTGCAAagatttatttcaaataaaaatcatatgtatttcttttttaatatttattatttgtatAACGACTATAAATTGCAGGTTACATCTgttgaatttgtttttctttttatataaacATTATCGTATTTTAAACTTAAACTATTGCTTATTGTGTGTGTTTATTCGTTCTAACAATTTACTCTATAGCTAATTATTCATTTATGATCGTTTTTCATCTACAAACAGTAGCTCGTACGATATGTTATTATTTACATACAAAAATTCGTTATATTATTATTTAGTTATTTAAATGCTAAAATAATCTTACAAAGCTAAGAtcacaaaataatttattaatcaatactgctgccatataaaaaaaaaatgttatttaaacaCATATATTATTAAGATTAAGT
The genomic region above belongs to Stomoxys calcitrans chromosome 5, idStoCalc2.1, whole genome shotgun sequence and contains:
- the LOC106093880 gene encoding uncharacterized protein LOC106093880, with translation MHLHHQILCVIIFVSLTQTYSLPNELNTIDESAIAKPENGHNAKTVKKDLEKEIKPPETTLKTNSDSKVENEKIKPIVTPEQHDEKPKEEIATQPKDKNETDQKSPHVSANDNKSSPKPLPSDSHIYHQEEVIMQSNEEISDSLKTGFYFFVALSLSAILFIVFKVYRLRLSRAERKYGVQGDRTTQELTPLPIGIEDGHSDDEDQTVFEVNRQNIRIL